The following are from one region of the Desulfovibrio sp. Huiquan2017 genome:
- a CDS encoding helix-turn-helix domain-containing protein, translating to MSEICLKGAKEICEAVGENPRNITELVRDKGLPAWKRDDKGSWRALPEDLHRWIREQRDRHISNYVFRERGDGGAD from the coding sequence ATGTCGGAAATCTGTCTGAAAGGGGCGAAGGAGATCTGCGAGGCCGTGGGCGAGAACCCGCGCAACATCACGGAGTTGGTCAGGGACAAGGGGTTGCCTGCCTGGAAGCGGGACGACAAGGGGTCCTGGCGCGCCCTGCCCGAGGATCTGCACAGGTGGATCCGCGAGCAGCGCGACCGGCACATCAGCAACTACGTGTTCAGGGAACGGGGGGACGGAGGCGCGGATTGA
- a CDS encoding DUF5675 family protein, giving the protein MKKIDVVRLEKSDAGTFGVLRLDGRVQCVTLEPPERGNRVGVSCIPAGTYTCRRVDSPTFGPTFEVADVPGRTAILFHQGNVARDTHGCILLGSRFGRLGPERGVLDSRTAFREFLDHCGGEQSFLFEIAE; this is encoded by the coding sequence ATGAAGAAAATTGATGTTGTTCGACTGGAAAAAAGTGACGCCGGAACCTTTGGCGTGCTTCGCCTGGACGGCCGGGTCCAGTGCGTCACCCTGGAGCCGCCCGAACGCGGCAACCGGGTGGGCGTGTCCTGCATCCCGGCCGGGACGTACACTTGCCGCCGGGTTGATTCGCCGACTTTCGGTCCGACCTTCGAAGTCGCCGACGTCCCGGGACGTACGGCCATCCTGTTTCATCAGGGCAACGTGGCCCGGGACACCCATGGCTGTATCCTGCTCGGCAGCCGGTTCGGCCGCCTGGGGCCGGAACGCGGCGTACTCGATTCGCGCACGGCATTCCGGGAGTTTCTGGATCATTGCGGCGGGGAGCAATCCTTTTTGTTCGAGATAGCGGAATAG